In Pseudonocardia cypriaca, a single genomic region encodes these proteins:
- a CDS encoding aldo/keto reductase: METRKAQRLGREVGVVGLGCWQLGGDWGRVEDADALALLHAAADTGVTFLDTADVYGDGRSEALVGRFLGERGDDRLVVATKMGRRVEQVPENYTRDNFRAWNDRSRANLGLDTLDLVQLHCPPTPVYSRDEVYDALDELVAEQRVAAYGVSVETADEALTAIARPGVASVQIILNAFRQKPLERVLPAAAAAGVAIIARVPLASGLLSGRYSATTEFPPDDHRTYNRHGEAFDVGETFAGVPFEVGLAAVERLRPLVPAGATMAQFALRWIVDQPQVTVVIPGARSAEQARGNAAVADLPPLGAEVHAAVRAVYDELIGPHVHARW; the protein is encoded by the coding sequence ATGGAGACGCGGAAGGCGCAGCGGCTCGGCCGTGAGGTCGGGGTCGTGGGGCTGGGCTGTTGGCAGCTCGGCGGCGACTGGGGCCGTGTGGAGGACGCCGACGCGCTCGCCCTGCTGCACGCCGCCGCCGACACCGGGGTCACGTTCCTCGACACCGCCGACGTGTACGGCGACGGGCGCAGTGAGGCCCTCGTCGGCCGGTTCCTGGGCGAGCGCGGGGACGACCGGCTCGTCGTGGCCACGAAGATGGGCCGCCGGGTCGAGCAGGTGCCGGAGAACTACACGCGGGACAACTTCCGCGCCTGGAACGACCGCTCGCGCGCCAACCTCGGCCTCGACACGCTCGACCTGGTGCAGCTGCACTGCCCGCCCACCCCCGTCTACTCCCGGGACGAGGTCTACGACGCGCTCGACGAGCTGGTGGCCGAGCAGCGCGTCGCGGCGTACGGCGTGAGCGTCGAGACCGCCGACGAGGCGCTCACCGCGATCGCCCGGCCGGGCGTGGCGAGTGTGCAGATCATCCTGAACGCGTTCCGCCAGAAGCCGCTCGAGCGCGTGCTGCCCGCGGCGGCCGCAGCGGGTGTCGCGATCATCGCGCGGGTGCCGCTGGCGTCCGGGCTGCTGTCCGGCCGCTACAGCGCCACCACCGAGTTCCCGCCCGACGACCACCGCACCTACAACCGCCACGGCGAGGCGTTCGACGTGGGCGAGACGTTCGCCGGCGTGCCGTTCGAGGTGGGTCTCGCGGCGGTGGAGCGGCTGCGGCCCCTGGTGCCCGCCGGCGCGACGATGGCCCAGTTCGCGCTGCGCTGGATCGTCGACCAGCCCCAGGTCACGGTCGTGATCCCGGGTGCCCGGTCGGCGGAGCAGGCCAGGGGCAACGCGGCCGTGGCCGACCTGCCCCCGCTCGGCGCCGAGGTGCACGCGGCCGTGCGCGCGGTCTACGACGAGCTGATCGGTCCGCACGTGCACGCACGCTGGTGA
- a CDS encoding DUF3040 domain-containing protein yields the protein MNRQEQRALRAIERNLAVEDPRLAELLRTYGKSRWNRVAHYAGWIAVPFTLLGFVLGDGLLLLTAALLVTGAVLGWSLRPDQGPGSGGSTRRNR from the coding sequence ATGAACCGCCAGGAGCAGCGCGCGCTGCGCGCCATCGAGAGGAACCTGGCCGTGGAGGACCCGAGACTGGCCGAACTGCTCCGCACGTACGGGAAGAGCCGTTGGAACCGGGTCGCCCACTACGCCGGATGGATCGCCGTCCCGTTCACGCTGCTGGGATTCGTGCTGGGAGACGGCCTGCTCCTGCTGACCGCTGCGCTCCTGGTGACCGGCGCCGTTCTCGGGTGGAGCCTGCGGCCCGATCAGGGGCCCGGGTCCGGTGGTTCGACGAGGCGGAACCGGTAG
- a CDS encoding MBL fold metallo-hydrolase: MSEPWSFAEAAGVPLGDGEVLVWWLGQAGFLLRGGGTTLLVDPYLVPSGDRRFPPPFPAADAAGVDAVLVTHEHGDHLDVHVAEAFAEADSTARWVVPEPVVDRVASLGIRRELIEPAQPGRPLTIGSVRVDPLPAHHGVDMTDAYGTGAELSGGLVRFLGYVVDLAGTRVYHSGDCLAYPGLAEELARLEAHVVLLPVNGRDAEREARGIVGNMSAEEAVGLAVGAGAEVLVPMHWDMFERNSGHPSRAVALTERDHPELTVIVPSRARPIGLRPLRAGRTGVA, translated from the coding sequence ATGAGTGAGCCCTGGTCGTTCGCCGAGGCGGCCGGCGTGCCGCTCGGCGATGGCGAGGTGCTGGTGTGGTGGCTGGGGCAGGCGGGCTTCCTGCTGCGGGGCGGCGGGACGACCCTGCTGGTCGACCCTTACCTGGTCCCGTCCGGGGACCGCCGGTTCCCGCCGCCGTTCCCCGCCGCTGACGCCGCCGGGGTCGATGCGGTGCTGGTGACGCACGAGCACGGCGACCACCTCGACGTCCACGTGGCCGAGGCGTTCGCGGAGGCCGACTCGACGGCCCGGTGGGTGGTGCCGGAGCCGGTGGTCGACCGGGTCGCGTCCCTCGGGATCCGCCGGGAGCTGATCGAACCGGCCCAGCCCGGGCGGCCGCTCACGATCGGGTCGGTGCGGGTCGACCCGCTGCCGGCCCACCACGGCGTGGACATGACCGATGCGTACGGCACCGGCGCCGAGCTGTCGGGCGGGCTGGTGCGCTTCCTCGGCTACGTCGTCGATCTCGCCGGCACGCGGGTCTACCACTCCGGCGACTGCCTGGCCTACCCCGGACTGGCCGAGGAGCTCGCCCGGCTGGAGGCGCACGTCGTGCTGCTGCCGGTCAACGGCCGCGACGCCGAGCGGGAGGCCCGCGGCATCGTCGGCAACATGTCCGCCGAGGAGGCGGTCGGGCTGGCCGTGGGCGCGGGAGCCGAGGTGCTCGTCCCGATGCACTGGGACATGTTCGAGCGCAACTCGGGCCATCCCTCGCGCGCAGTGGCGCTGACCGAACGAGATCACCCCGAACTGACCGTGATCGTGCCGAGCAGGGCTCGGCCGATCGGGCTCCGCCCCTTGCGGGCGGGACGAACAGGAGTGGCCTGA
- a CDS encoding sigma-70 family RNA polymerase sigma factor has protein sequence MPIDIASATAEEAADFQSVRPRLFGIAYRLLGRVADAEDVVQDVWVRWQGADRAQVHDRVAFLVKITTRLALNVAVSARARREVSVDSWLPARISTTEDPTVAAERSADLEQGVLLLLERLSPVERAVFVLREAFDYPFRDIAEALGISEANARQLGRRARMHLAEARHAPVHRVARDRFLRAFLDAAQAGAVARLEQLLAADALPPPGRDRAVA, from the coding sequence ATGCCCATCGACATCGCGTCCGCAACGGCCGAGGAAGCAGCGGACTTCCAGAGCGTCCGTCCACGTCTGTTCGGGATCGCGTACCGGCTGCTCGGCCGGGTCGCCGACGCCGAGGACGTCGTCCAGGACGTCTGGGTGCGTTGGCAGGGCGCAGACCGAGCACAGGTGCACGACCGGGTCGCATTCCTCGTGAAGATCACGACGCGGCTCGCGCTCAACGTCGCCGTCTCCGCACGTGCGCGCCGCGAGGTCTCCGTCGACAGCTGGTTGCCGGCGCGGATCTCGACCACCGAGGACCCGACGGTGGCTGCCGAGCGGTCGGCGGACCTGGAGCAGGGGGTCCTGCTCCTGCTCGAGCGGCTGTCACCGGTCGAACGTGCCGTCTTCGTACTCCGGGAGGCGTTCGACTACCCGTTCCGCGACATCGCCGAGGCGCTCGGGATCAGCGAGGCCAACGCGCGACAGCTCGGGCGACGGGCCCGGATGCACCTCGCCGAGGCCCGGCACGCGCCCGTTCACCGGGTGGCTCGTGACCGGTTCCTGCGGGCCTTCCTCGACGCCGCTCAGGCCGGCGCCGTGGCGCGCCTGGAACAACTGCTCGCCGCTGACGCCCTGCCGCCGCCCGGGCGCGACCGAGCAGTGGCGTGA
- a CDS encoding alcohol dehydrogenase catalytic domain-containing protein: protein MRALCVHPGADGGTLVLDDVPEPAPEDGALLVEALALGVCGTDREIVARGPRLAPPGRAGLVLGHESLGRVLDAPAGCGVVPGDLVVGLVRHPDPVPCAFCAVGRSDLCENGRFTERGILGRDGFGSERFRLEPEYAVRVSPDLGLAGVLLEPASVVAKAWEQLDHAVRRPLRRALVLGAGPIGLLAALLGTQRGLDVHVVDRVAHGPKPRQVAGIGATYHSSTESLVGAFDAVVECSGALVAEAIDRTAPAGAACLVGVGDARSAGALELADLARLLISGNRTVLGTVNSNRRHFDAAHTALRRADREWLDGLLTDRVPLEDWRAAFDTGLDRIKAVIRFTS, encoded by the coding sequence ATGCGGGCGCTCTGCGTCCATCCGGGCGCCGACGGCGGCACGCTCGTGCTCGACGACGTCCCGGAGCCCGCGCCGGAGGACGGGGCGCTCCTGGTCGAGGCGCTCGCCCTGGGCGTGTGCGGGACCGACCGGGAGATCGTCGCGAGGGGGCCGCGGCTGGCACCGCCCGGCCGCGCCGGGCTGGTCCTCGGTCACGAGTCACTGGGCCGGGTCCTGGATGCTCCGGCCGGATGCGGCGTCGTCCCCGGTGACCTCGTGGTGGGTCTCGTGCGGCACCCCGACCCGGTCCCGTGCGCGTTCTGCGCCGTGGGCCGGTCCGACCTGTGCGAGAACGGGCGCTTCACCGAGCGCGGCATCCTCGGCCGCGACGGGTTCGGCTCCGAGCGGTTCCGGCTCGAGCCGGAGTACGCCGTGCGGGTGAGCCCCGACCTGGGGCTCGCCGGCGTGCTGCTCGAGCCCGCCAGCGTGGTCGCCAAGGCCTGGGAGCAGCTCGACCACGCGGTGCGCCGGCCGCTGCGGCGGGCCCTCGTGCTGGGGGCCGGCCCGATCGGTCTCCTCGCCGCCCTCCTCGGGACGCAACGCGGCCTGGACGTCCACGTCGTGGACCGGGTGGCACACGGCCCCAAGCCGCGGCAGGTCGCCGGGATCGGTGCCACCTACCACTCGTCGACCGAGTCCCTCGTCGGCGCGTTCGACGCCGTCGTGGAGTGCAGCGGTGCGCTCGTCGCCGAGGCCATCGACCGCACCGCTCCTGCCGGGGCCGCCTGCCTCGTCGGTGTCGGTGACGCCCGCTCCGCGGGAGCGCTGGAGCTGGCCGACCTGGCGCGCCTGCTGATCTCCGGGAACCGGACGGTCCTGGGCACCGTCAACTCCAACCGCCGGCACTTCGACGCGGCGCACACCGCGCTCCGCCGAGCGGATCGGGAGTGGCTCGACGGCCTGCTGACCGACCGCGTGCCCCTCGAGGACTGGCGAGCGGCGTTCGACACGGGGCTCGACCGGATCAAGGCGGTCATCCGCTTCACCTCGTGA
- a CDS encoding pyridoxamine 5'-phosphate oxidase family protein, protein MAKVYDGIDARMAGWIEKQPLFFVATAPLAADGLVNLSPKGTMGTFRVLDEHTFAYLDMTGSGVETIAHLRENGRICVMFCAFAGRPTIVRLHGTGRAVLADDPGYEAELAPFGEAAESRRRYLRGVVRVNVTRVSDSCGYTVPRMDLVTEREALDAVWRSRDDERIARYHAERNATSLDGLPGLTAG, encoded by the coding sequence ATGGCCAAGGTGTACGACGGGATCGACGCCCGGATGGCGGGGTGGATCGAGAAGCAGCCGCTGTTCTTCGTCGCCACAGCGCCGCTGGCCGCAGACGGGCTGGTGAACCTCTCACCCAAGGGCACGATGGGCACGTTCCGGGTGCTCGACGAACACACCTTCGCCTACCTGGACATGACCGGCAGCGGGGTGGAGACCATTGCCCACCTGCGGGAGAACGGGCGCATCTGCGTGATGTTCTGCGCCTTCGCGGGCCGCCCCACCATCGTGCGGCTGCACGGCACCGGGCGTGCCGTGCTGGCGGACGACCCGGGCTACGAGGCGGAGCTCGCCCCGTTCGGGGAGGCGGCCGAGAGCAGGCGGCGGTACCTGCGGGGTGTGGTGCGCGTGAACGTGACCCGGGTGTCGGACTCGTGCGGGTACACCGTGCCGCGGATGGACCTCGTGACGGAACGCGAAGCGCTCGACGCGGTGTGGCGCAGCCGCGACGACGAGCGCATCGCGCGCTACCACGCGGAGCGCAACGCGACGAGCCTGGACGGGCTGCCGGGCCTCACGGCCGGGTGA
- a CDS encoding DUF6069 family protein, with the protein MSATIATTTSSVPTVGSLLRDGAVATVVAAVATAAVAVAGSAVGISLDVAGASIPASGFATLTVIFSVIGLLIAVGLRRFARHPRTTWIRTTIALTVLSLVPDVLADAATGTKVLLMATHLVAAAIVIPAVARRLRA; encoded by the coding sequence GTGTCCGCCACCATCGCCACCACCACGTCGTCCGTCCCGACGGTCGGATCGCTGCTGCGGGACGGGGCCGTCGCCACCGTCGTCGCCGCGGTCGCCACCGCGGCCGTCGCCGTCGCCGGTTCGGCGGTGGGGATCAGCCTCGACGTCGCGGGTGCGTCGATCCCGGCTTCCGGGTTCGCGACGCTGACCGTCATCTTCTCGGTCATCGGCCTGCTCATCGCCGTGGGCCTGCGCCGGTTCGCCCGGCACCCGCGCACCACCTGGATCCGCACCACGATCGCGTTGACCGTGCTGTCCCTGGTGCCGGACGTGCTCGCCGACGCCGCCACCGGCACCAAGGTCCTGCTGATGGCGACGCACCTGGTGGCCGCCGCGATCGTGATCCCCGCGGTCGCCCGCCGGCTGCGCGCCTGA
- a CDS encoding aldo/keto reductase yields the protein MTIETRFLGASGLQVPVLTMGTMTFGGAGRHAPMGKVQVDEATRMVDMCLERGVDFFDTADVYSQGLSEEILGQALGKRRHDVLVATKLNGPMGDGPNDRGQSRHHIIAACEASLRRLGTDHIDLYQVHSVDERTTMEETLRALDDLVRQGKVRYIGCSNYSAWHLVKALSVSERRGFERYVSLQAYYSLVGRELEHELLPAAQDQGVGVLVWSPLSGGFLTGKQRRGEAPPAGSRRETTGDTGTMDAEQGFDVVEALDGIARERGVSIAQVAINWLLRRPGVTSVIIGARTTEQLSDNLDAASWELTAEEVALLDRVSARPLPYPYWHQLKMNRPRLRYTLADSGL from the coding sequence ATGACCATCGAGACCAGGTTCCTGGGCGCCAGCGGCCTGCAGGTGCCCGTGCTGACCATGGGGACGATGACCTTCGGCGGTGCCGGCCGGCACGCGCCGATGGGAAAGGTGCAGGTCGACGAGGCGACGCGCATGGTCGACATGTGCCTCGAGCGCGGCGTGGACTTCTTCGACACCGCCGACGTCTACTCGCAGGGGCTGTCGGAGGAGATCCTCGGACAGGCGCTCGGCAAGCGGCGCCATGACGTCCTCGTGGCCACCAAGCTCAACGGCCCGATGGGCGATGGCCCGAACGACCGGGGGCAGTCCCGCCACCACATCATCGCGGCGTGCGAGGCGAGCCTGCGGCGGCTCGGCACCGACCACATCGACCTGTACCAGGTGCACTCCGTCGACGAGCGCACGACGATGGAGGAGACGCTCCGCGCCCTCGACGACCTCGTGCGCCAGGGGAAGGTCCGCTACATCGGCTGCTCGAACTACTCGGCGTGGCACCTGGTGAAGGCGCTGTCGGTGTCCGAGCGGCGCGGGTTCGAGCGGTACGTCTCGCTGCAGGCCTACTACAGCCTGGTCGGCCGCGAGCTGGAGCACGAGCTGCTGCCGGCCGCTCAGGACCAGGGCGTCGGCGTGCTCGTCTGGAGCCCGCTGTCCGGCGGCTTCCTCACCGGCAAGCAGCGCCGCGGCGAGGCACCGCCCGCGGGCAGCCGGCGCGAGACCACGGGCGACACCGGGACCATGGACGCCGAGCAGGGCTTCGACGTCGTCGAGGCGCTCGACGGGATCGCCCGCGAGCGCGGGGTCAGCATCGCGCAGGTCGCGATCAACTGGTTGCTGCGCCGTCCCGGCGTCACGTCGGTGATCATCGGGGCCCGCACCACCGAGCAGCTGTCGGACAACCTCGACGCCGCGTCCTGGGAGCTCACCGCCGAGGAGGTGGCGCTGCTGGACCGGGTCAGCGCCCGGCCGCTGCCGTACCCCTACTGGCACCAGCTGAAGATGAACCGGCCCCGCCTGCGCTACACGCTCGCGGACTCCGGCCTCTGA
- a CDS encoding TetR/AcrR family transcriptional regulator, with product MTDRPYHHGDLRRAALAATVDAIKQDGGTAALRMREVARRVGVSHAAFNHHFGTKPGLLAALAAEGYDLLAEALTAADGGLVDAGVAYVRFAAEYPAHFEVMFHRALHNADDPQLIAAQERAGQALTAVLSTSLTKTTELAAWSIVHGFADLWVGGALPAGIGADAGNAARPVIRRLSFTP from the coding sequence ATGACCGATCGGCCCTACCACCACGGAGACCTGCGCCGGGCCGCGCTCGCCGCGACCGTCGATGCCATCAAACAGGACGGTGGGACTGCTGCGCTCCGCATGCGCGAGGTGGCCCGCCGCGTCGGAGTTTCGCATGCGGCGTTCAACCATCACTTCGGCACCAAGCCCGGCCTGCTCGCCGCCCTGGCGGCCGAGGGATACGACCTGCTGGCCGAAGCCCTGACCGCCGCAGATGGTGGCCTTGTCGACGCAGGCGTGGCATATGTGAGGTTCGCAGCCGAGTATCCGGCGCATTTCGAAGTGATGTTTCACCGCGCACTGCACAACGCCGACGACCCACAACTGATCGCCGCGCAAGAGCGCGCCGGCCAGGCACTCACCGCGGTGCTCTCGACATCGCTCACGAAAACCACCGAGCTGGCCGCCTGGTCGATCGTCCACGGCTTCGCCGACCTGTGGGTGGGCGGCGCGCTGCCGGCCGGAATCGGCGCCGATGCCGGAAACGCCGCGCGACCAGTCATCCGGCGGTTGTCATTCACGCCATGA
- a CDS encoding ROK family protein produces MTQGTGRDTVSVRRHNLRTVLRHLHVHGPTTRTQLGTITGLTRSAVGDLVAELAGRELVSESGVVAEFGRGRGRPSLLVAPRADVARVLAVVIGDDALRAAWVGLGGGVGTVAQAPHHYVPGDPGPSLDQLATLLREQLADPGHPPLAIGVAVPGLVRATDGAVALAPRLGWRDLRLVDELRRRIDVDAPLVTGNDSNLSALAEHLRGAGRDHDHMIYLTCGLGVGGGIIVHGRLLEGGHPGYAGEVGHMVIGGGSGPCYCGGHGCWETEVAADALFRHAGMTVPDGPTRKAALSQLVARSEQGDPEARAALTAPLPAFAAGIATLVSLFNPGRIILDGVFAHLLRHAGPELRDAVAHLRPALSNGPVDLVPAELGAQGPLLGAAEAAVDAFLAGLRTGSADAPAAARGAAR; encoded by the coding sequence GTGACACAGGGCACGGGGCGGGACACGGTCAGCGTCCGCCGGCACAACCTGCGCACCGTGCTGCGCCACCTGCACGTGCACGGACCGACCACCCGCACCCAGCTCGGGACGATCACCGGGCTGACCCGCAGCGCCGTCGGCGACCTGGTGGCCGAGCTGGCCGGGCGCGAGCTCGTGAGCGAGTCCGGGGTGGTCGCCGAGTTCGGCCGCGGTCGCGGCCGCCCCTCCCTCCTCGTCGCCCCCCGGGCCGACGTGGCGCGCGTGCTCGCCGTGGTGATCGGCGACGACGCGCTCCGCGCCGCATGGGTCGGGCTCGGCGGCGGTGTCGGCACCGTCGCCCAGGCGCCGCACCACTACGTCCCCGGCGATCCCGGGCCCAGCCTCGACCAGCTGGCGACCCTGCTGCGCGAGCAGCTGGCCGACCCCGGACACCCGCCGCTCGCGATCGGGGTGGCCGTGCCGGGCCTGGTGCGGGCCACCGACGGCGCGGTCGCGCTCGCCCCGCGCCTCGGCTGGCGGGACCTGCGGCTCGTCGACGAGCTGCGCCGCCGGATCGACGTCGACGCGCCGCTGGTGACCGGCAACGACAGCAACCTCTCCGCGCTCGCCGAGCACCTGCGCGGGGCCGGTCGCGACCACGACCACATGATCTACCTGACCTGCGGGCTCGGCGTCGGCGGCGGCATCATCGTCCACGGCAGGCTGCTCGAGGGCGGGCACCCCGGCTACGCGGGCGAGGTCGGCCACATGGTGATCGGGGGCGGCTCCGGCCCCTGCTACTGCGGGGGTCACGGCTGCTGGGAGACCGAGGTCGCCGCCGACGCCCTGTTCCGGCACGCCGGGATGACGGTGCCGGACGGGCCTACCCGCAAGGCCGCCCTCTCGCAGCTGGTGGCGCGGTCGGAGCAGGGCGACCCCGAGGCCCGGGCGGCGCTCACCGCCCCGCTCCCGGCCTTCGCGGCCGGCATCGCCACCCTCGTCTCGCTGTTCAACCCCGGCCGGATCATCCTCGACGGCGTGTTCGCCCATCTGCTGCGGCACGCCGGGCCGGAGCTGCGCGACGCCGTCGCGCACCTCCGCCCGGCCCTGTCGAACGGCCCGGTCGACCTGGTCCCCGCGGAGCTGGGTGCGCAGGGTCCGCTGCTGGGCGCCGCCGAGGCGGCCGTCGACGCCTTCCTCGCCGGCCTCCGGACCGGGTCGGCGGACGCGCCTGCCGCCGCCCGGGGAGCCGCCCGCTGA
- a CDS encoding ATP-binding protein encodes MSSRGPQGLRGRRRECHELDQLLTSAREGRSRVLVLRGEAGIGKTALLEHLASRAEGCRIARAAGVELEMELPFAGLHQLCAPFLDRLERLPGPQRDALSTAFGLRSGNPPDRFLISLATLSLLSNVAEEQPLVCLVDDAQWLDQASAHTLTFVARRLLAEPVALVFATRTVGEDQTFRQVPGMQVTGLNDTDSRAVLRTALRGPLDAAVFDEIVAEARGNPLALLELPRGRTPAELAFGFGLAHTIPLASRVEEEFVRRLRPLPADTRKLLLAAAVEPVGDVTVLWRAVELLEIKPDAAAPAEAAGLIDLGTRVRFHHPLVRSAAWRAAGVHDLQEVHGALAEVTELDPDRRAWHRAQASAEPDEEVATELERSADRARSRGGFAAAAAFLERAAELTSDEAQRTGRILAAAQAKLHAGEFDVARNLLAVAEAGPLDELGRALADRLRAQIAFASNRGNEAPPLLLAAAERLESLDAELARDTYLDAFSAAMFAGRLAGTANTVHVARAVPRTHADGTGKGDMLLEGLASLFTDGYSAAMPLARRALQAFSAEDLSMSEGLRWLWLASIISVDVWDDECWQVLSARHVSLAREAGALGELLLALNSRVMAQVFAGELTEAAPLVDEANAVGEATGSSLAPCGAMALAAWRGREEQARALIETSMNEAVARGEGIAVTIGHWTSALLLNGLGRYEDAMGAARQAGLFPTELCAANWGLAELVESAARTGATEDAAEALEQLSAMTRASGSDWALGVEARSRALLSDGETAERLYQEAIERLGRTRVRGELARARLLHGEWLRREGRRLDAREQLRAAHELFIAMGAEGFAERTRRELLATGETARRRTSRTRDELTAQEAQIARLAAHRHTNSEIGAQLFISPRTVEWHLRKVFTKLGVSSRKELSEALPTP; translated from the coding sequence ATGTCGAGCAGGGGTCCGCAGGGTCTGCGCGGGCGCCGCCGTGAATGCCACGAGCTGGACCAGCTCCTGACGAGCGCCCGCGAGGGGCGGAGTCGCGTGCTCGTCCTGCGCGGCGAAGCCGGGATCGGCAAGACCGCGTTGCTGGAACACCTCGCGAGCCGCGCCGAGGGGTGCCGCATCGCGCGCGCCGCGGGGGTGGAACTCGAGATGGAGCTCCCTTTCGCCGGGCTCCACCAGCTCTGCGCACCGTTCCTCGACCGGCTCGAGCGGCTTCCCGGCCCTCAGCGTGACGCGCTCAGCACCGCGTTCGGCTTGCGCAGCGGCAACCCCCCGGACCGCTTCCTGATCAGCCTGGCGACCCTGAGCCTGCTGTCGAACGTCGCCGAGGAGCAACCCCTGGTCTGCCTCGTCGACGACGCCCAGTGGCTCGACCAGGCCTCGGCGCACACTCTCACCTTCGTGGCCCGGCGCCTGTTGGCGGAGCCGGTCGCGCTGGTGTTCGCCACCCGGACGGTCGGCGAGGACCAGACGTTCCGGCAAGTCCCGGGGATGCAGGTCACCGGCCTGAACGACACCGACTCGCGCGCGGTGCTCAGGACGGCACTGCGCGGCCCGCTCGATGCCGCCGTATTCGACGAGATCGTCGCCGAGGCGCGGGGCAACCCGCTGGCGCTCCTGGAGCTGCCGCGCGGGCGCACACCTGCAGAGCTCGCGTTCGGGTTCGGGCTCGCGCACACGATCCCGTTGGCCAGCCGCGTGGAAGAGGAGTTCGTCCGGCGGCTCCGGCCGCTTCCCGCGGACACCAGGAAGCTCCTCCTCGCGGCTGCGGTGGAACCGGTCGGAGACGTCACCGTGCTGTGGCGCGCGGTCGAACTGCTCGAGATCAAGCCTGACGCGGCGGCTCCAGCGGAGGCGGCCGGGCTGATCGATCTCGGCACGCGCGTACGGTTCCACCATCCGCTCGTGCGCTCGGCCGCGTGGCGCGCAGCCGGGGTGCACGATCTGCAGGAGGTGCACGGCGCGCTCGCGGAGGTCACCGAGCTCGATCCCGACCGCCGGGCGTGGCACCGCGCCCAGGCGAGCGCCGAGCCGGACGAGGAGGTCGCCACCGAGCTCGAGCGCTCGGCCGACCGTGCCCGTTCCCGAGGCGGGTTCGCGGCGGCCGCCGCCTTCCTCGAGCGGGCGGCCGAGCTCACCTCTGACGAGGCGCAGCGGACGGGCCGCATCCTGGCCGCGGCGCAGGCCAAGCTGCACGCCGGTGAGTTCGACGTGGCGCGGAACCTGCTCGCGGTCGCCGAGGCGGGGCCGCTCGACGAGCTCGGGCGGGCACTGGCCGATCGGCTGCGTGCCCAGATCGCATTCGCCTCGAACCGCGGCAACGAAGCCCCTCCCCTGCTGCTCGCCGCCGCCGAGCGGCTCGAGTCGCTGGACGCCGAGCTGGCCCGCGACACCTACCTGGACGCCTTCTCCGCTGCGATGTTCGCCGGCCGCCTCGCGGGCACCGCCAACACGGTCCACGTGGCGCGAGCGGTCCCGCGCACACATGCGGATGGAACGGGCAAGGGCGACATGCTGCTGGAAGGGCTGGCCTCGCTGTTCACGGATGGCTACTCGGCGGCGATGCCGCTGGCCCGGCGAGCGCTGCAGGCGTTCTCCGCCGAGGACCTCTCGATGTCGGAGGGACTCCGGTGGCTCTGGCTCGCGTCGATCATCTCGGTGGACGTGTGGGACGACGAGTGCTGGCAGGTTCTCTCCGCCCGCCACGTGAGTCTCGCTCGGGAGGCCGGCGCCCTCGGCGAGCTCCTCCTCGCGCTCAACTCGCGCGTCATGGCGCAGGTCTTCGCCGGCGAGCTGACGGAGGCCGCACCCCTCGTCGATGAGGCGAACGCGGTGGGTGAGGCGACCGGAAGCAGTCTGGCTCCGTGCGGAGCCATGGCGCTCGCCGCGTGGCGCGGTCGCGAGGAGCAGGCGCGCGCCCTGATCGAAACCAGCATGAACGAGGCCGTGGCCCGTGGCGAGGGGATCGCGGTGACCATCGGGCACTGGACGAGCGCGTTGCTCCTCAACGGGCTGGGCCGGTACGAGGACGCCATGGGCGCGGCCCGCCAGGCCGGCTTGTTCCCCACCGAGCTGTGCGCGGCGAACTGGGGGTTGGCCGAGCTGGTGGAGTCGGCGGCCCGTACCGGCGCCACCGAGGACGCGGCCGAGGCCCTCGAGCAGCTCTCCGCGATGACCCGCGCCAGCGGCAGCGACTGGGCGCTCGGCGTGGAGGCGCGCTCACGCGCGCTGCTGAGCGATGGCGAAACCGCCGAGCGGCTCTACCAGGAGGCGATCGAGCGGCTGGGCCGAACCCGGGTCCGGGGCGAGCTCGCCCGGGCCAGGCTGCTCCACGGCGAATGGCTCCGCCGAGAAGGCCGACGCCTCGACGCACGCGAGCAGCTGCGGGCCGCTCACGAGCTCTTCATCGCGATGGGCGCCGAGGGGTTCGCCGAACGGACCCGCCGCGAGCTGCTCGCCACCGGCGAAACGGCACGCAGACGCACTTCCCGCACACGTGACGAGCTCACCGCGCAGGAGGCGCAGATCGCCCGGCTCGCCGCGCACCGGCACACGAACTCGGAGATCGGCGCCCAGCTGTTCATCAGCCCCCGCACCGTCGAGTGGCACCTGCGGAAGGTGTTCACCAAGCTCGGCGTCAGCTCCCGCAAGGAACTGTCCGAGGCCCTCCCGACGCCGTAG